In a genomic window of Helianthus annuus cultivar XRQ/B chromosome 10, HanXRQr2.0-SUNRISE, whole genome shotgun sequence:
- the LOC110881822 gene encoding snakin-2 — MAILKAFVASLLVSLVLFQAFQLDAASVDTYPPTKIDCGKACATRCMLSKRPHLCNRACGTCCGRCNCVPPGTSGNYEACACYAEMTTRENKKKCP; from the exons ATGGCCATCCTAAAAGCATTTGTTGCTTCACTTCTTGTCTCTCTTGTTCTCTTCCAAGCCTTCCAACTA GATGCTGCTAGTGTTGACACATATCCACCCACCAAAATCG ATTGTGGAAAGGCATGTGCGACAAGGTGCATGCTATCGAAAAGGCCACACCTATGCAATAGGGCATGCGGAACATGTTGTGGAAGGTGCAACTGTGTGCCTCCAGGCACCTCAGGCAACTATGAAGCCTGTGCTTGTTACGCTGAAATGACCACCCGAGAAAACAAAAAGAAGTGTCCGTAA